The following proteins are encoded in a genomic region of Actinomadura sp. NAK00032:
- a CDS encoding class I SAM-dependent methyltransferase, whose protein sequence is MTKSPPRGKTNLKHNLKRNRASLAYRLRYAAQNPDKVRAYLSRLARDVKLRAANRGHVAYYRAVMRSDAARSPEAAVGSPTRERWLQLGQMQFDYLRKHGLKPDDRLLEIGCGNLRAGWRFIDYLDGGNYYGIDISPDILLAAQHTLVQQELQDKMPHLTLVDDLKLRFLPDAHFTVVHAHSVFSHSPIEVIDECLAHVGRVLAPGGFFDFTFDRTEGTEHHVLREDFYYRTETLTALAERHGFAARFMDDWEELPHGQSKLRVTRPQS, encoded by the coding sequence ATGACGAAATCGCCGCCACGCGGGAAGACGAACCTGAAGCACAACCTGAAGCGGAACCGCGCCAGCCTGGCGTACCGGCTGCGCTACGCGGCCCAGAACCCGGACAAGGTGCGGGCCTACCTGTCGCGGCTGGCGCGGGACGTGAAGCTCCGCGCCGCCAACCGGGGCCACGTCGCGTACTACCGGGCCGTGATGAGGTCGGACGCGGCCCGGAGCCCGGAGGCCGCCGTCGGCAGCCCCACGCGGGAGCGCTGGCTGCAACTCGGCCAGATGCAGTTCGACTACCTGCGCAAGCACGGGCTGAAGCCGGACGACCGGCTCCTGGAGATCGGCTGCGGCAACCTCCGCGCCGGCTGGCGGTTCATCGACTACCTGGACGGCGGCAACTACTACGGCATCGACATCTCACCCGACATCCTGCTCGCGGCGCAGCACACCCTCGTCCAGCAGGAACTGCAGGACAAGATGCCGCATCTGACCCTCGTCGACGACCTGAAGCTGCGGTTCCTGCCGGACGCGCACTTCACGGTCGTGCACGCGCACAGCGTGTTCAGCCACTCGCCGATCGAGGTGATCGACGAGTGCCTGGCCCACGTCGGCCGCGTCCTCGCGCCCGGCGGCTTCTTCGACTTCACCTTCGACCGGACGGAGGGGACCGAGCACCACGTCCTTCGCGAGGACTTCTACTACCGCACCGAGACGCTGACGGCGCTCGCCGAACGCCACGGCTTCGCCGCCCGCTTCATGGACGACTGGGAGGAGCTCCCGCACGGCCAGTCCAAGCTGCGCGTCACTCGCCCCCAGTCCTGA
- a CDS encoding ABC transporter substrate-binding protein has product MLKRLIVAVAGASLALTALSACGSGGDGSGSGSGKLVLGFSQVGAESGWRTANTKSIQEAAKAAGVDLKFSDAQQKQENQIAAIRSFIKQKVDVIAFSPVVVTGWDAVLKEAKAADIPVVLTDRAVDSDASLYVTFLGSDFVAEGKKAGDWLVTEYKDAKEPVNIVQLEGTVGAAPAIDRKKGFEQAIAANPNLKVIASQSGDFTRAKGKEVMQALLKAHKDIDVLFAHNDDMGLGAMQAIQEAGLTPGKDIKIVTVDAVKDGMQALADGKFNFIVECNPLLGGQLMDTAKKVKAGEKVEKRIVTVETVFDQAKAKEALPTRKY; this is encoded by the coding sequence ATGCTCAAGCGGCTCATCGTCGCCGTCGCGGGCGCCTCGCTCGCGCTGACGGCCCTCAGCGCCTGCGGCTCCGGCGGCGACGGCTCCGGTTCCGGCTCCGGCAAGCTCGTCCTCGGCTTCTCGCAGGTCGGCGCGGAATCCGGCTGGCGGACGGCCAACACCAAGTCGATCCAGGAGGCCGCGAAGGCCGCCGGCGTCGACCTGAAGTTCTCCGACGCCCAGCAGAAGCAGGAGAACCAGATCGCCGCGATCCGGTCCTTCATCAAGCAGAAGGTGGACGTCATCGCCTTCTCCCCGGTGGTCGTCACCGGCTGGGACGCCGTCCTCAAGGAGGCCAAGGCGGCCGACATCCCGGTCGTCCTCACCGACCGGGCCGTCGACTCCGACGCCTCCCTCTACGTCACCTTCCTCGGCTCGGACTTCGTCGCCGAGGGCAAGAAGGCCGGCGACTGGCTGGTGACCGAGTACAAGGACGCCAAGGAGCCCGTCAACATCGTCCAGCTGGAGGGCACCGTCGGCGCCGCGCCCGCGATCGACCGCAAGAAGGGCTTCGAGCAGGCCATCGCGGCCAACCCGAACCTCAAGGTGATCGCCTCGCAGTCCGGCGACTTCACCCGCGCCAAGGGCAAGGAGGTCATGCAGGCCCTGCTCAAGGCGCACAAGGACATCGACGTGCTGTTCGCCCACAACGACGACATGGGCCTCGGCGCGATGCAGGCGATCCAGGAGGCCGGCCTCACCCCCGGCAAGGACATCAAGATCGTCACGGTCGACGCGGTCAAGGACGGGATGCAGGCGCTCGCCGACGGCAAGTTCAACTTCATCGTCGAGTGCAACCCGCTGCTCGGCGGCCAGCTGATGGACACGGCGAAGAAGGTCAAGGCCGGCGAGAAGGTCGAGAAGCGCATCGTCACCGTCGAGACGGTCTTCGACCAGGCCAAGGCCAAGGAGGCGCTGCCCACCCGCAAGTACTGA
- a CDS encoding FAD-dependent oxidoreductase, with product MTGKTPQPSMVVQPGDVRYPSLSRGFNQRWIGEPEYVVVVRSSTEAKEALQKAVREEPKNPKRTRITVRSGGHCYENFVCGDDVRVILDVSQMCNIEYDPKMDAYCVEAGASNWHTYSHLFPVSGRALPGGSCYSVGLGGHITGGGYGLLSRQFGLTVDYLYAVEVAVVKKDKTVELVVARRDDRENPDLQKLWWAHTGGGGGNFGLITKFWFKDPPTPPSRVRLAGIAWNWKDLTKNDFTALLNSFGAYFRDNQDKNTASGKLFGILALNHHSNGQIGLTAQVDIDDPGGIAAMDDFIAKMNHGMSAEATEMRTFMGERPSLGTLKIPRDMPWLTATQVLDSSGEDQCGKYKSAYMRKPFSTKQIDAMWAHLSKDGPYRDYNNPQSLIQIDSYGGAVNAPPRDTAARQRDSIMKMQYQVYWTATDQHEPKYLDWIRKTYQATFADSGGVPKVGTKQDDLATDGCYINYPDVDLNDTTTWNRSGQPASTLYYKDGYTRLQEVKRRWDPLDIFRNSQSVKEQKAQ from the coding sequence ATGACCGGCAAGACCCCTCAGCCGTCGATGGTCGTGCAGCCGGGCGACGTGCGGTACCCCTCCCTCAGCCGCGGCTTCAACCAGCGGTGGATCGGCGAGCCCGAGTACGTCGTGGTGGTGCGGTCGTCCACGGAGGCCAAGGAGGCGCTGCAGAAGGCGGTACGCGAGGAGCCGAAGAACCCCAAGCGCACGCGCATCACGGTCCGCTCCGGCGGGCACTGCTACGAGAACTTCGTCTGCGGTGACGACGTGCGGGTGATCCTCGACGTCTCCCAGATGTGCAATATCGAGTACGACCCGAAAATGGACGCCTATTGCGTGGAGGCCGGTGCCAGCAATTGGCACACCTACAGCCATCTCTTCCCCGTGAGCGGGCGGGCCCTGCCGGGAGGTTCCTGCTATTCCGTGGGCCTGGGCGGGCACATCACGGGCGGCGGGTACGGTCTTCTCTCGCGTCAGTTCGGGCTCACCGTCGACTACCTCTACGCGGTCGAAGTGGCGGTGGTGAAGAAGGACAAGACCGTCGAGCTCGTCGTCGCGCGGCGCGACGACAGGGAAAACCCCGATCTGCAGAAACTGTGGTGGGCGCACACCGGTGGCGGCGGTGGGAACTTCGGCCTCATCACCAAGTTCTGGTTCAAGGACCCTCCGACACCGCCCAGCAGGGTCCGGCTGGCGGGCATCGCCTGGAACTGGAAGGACCTCACCAAGAACGACTTCACCGCCCTGCTCAACTCGTTCGGGGCCTACTTCCGCGACAACCAGGACAAGAACACGGCGAGCGGCAAGCTGTTCGGGATCCTCGCGCTCAACCACCACAGCAACGGCCAGATCGGGCTCACCGCGCAGGTGGACATCGACGACCCGGGCGGCATCGCGGCCATGGACGACTTCATCGCGAAGATGAACCATGGGATGAGCGCGGAAGCGACGGAGATGCGCACCTTCATGGGTGAGCGGCCGTCCCTCGGGACCCTGAAGATCCCGCGGGACATGCCCTGGCTGACGGCCACGCAGGTCCTGGACAGCAGCGGCGAGGACCAGTGCGGCAAGTACAAGTCCGCCTACATGCGCAAGCCGTTCAGCACCAAGCAGATCGACGCGATGTGGGCCCATCTCAGCAAAGACGGCCCTTATCGCGACTACAACAACCCGCAGTCCCTCATCCAGATCGACTCCTACGGAGGCGCCGTCAACGCACCACCTCGGGACACGGCCGCACGCCAGCGCGACTCCATCATGAAGATGCAGTACCAGGTCTACTGGACGGCGACCGACCAGCACGAGCCCAAGTACCTGGACTGGATCCGCAAGACCTACCAGGCGACCTTCGCCGACAGCGGCGGCGTCCCCAAGGTGGGTACCAAGCAGGACGACCTGGCGACCGACGGCTGCTACATCAACTACCCCGACGTCGACCTGAACGACACGACGACCTGGAACAGGTCCGGCCAGCCGGCATCGACCCTCTACTACAAGGACGGCTACACCAGGCTCCAAGAGGTGAAGCGCCGCTGGGACCCCCTTGACATCTTCCGCAACAGCCAATCAGTCAAGGAACAGAAGGCCCAATGA
- a CDS encoding CDP-glycerol glycerophosphotransferase family protein: MPEPRVGVVVPIYNVEPYLEECLTSIARQSLRELDVVLVDDGSTDTSAKIAQNFVNDDPRFRLIRQANGGLGNARNVGAANVRGRFLAFVDSDDVLPGYALELLVGTLERTGSDIASGNVQLLTEEGLRQSPMHRRPMASTRLRTHVTRDHLLMYDRLVPNKVFRRAFWDEHDLRFPEGVLYEDIPVTLPAHFLASSVDVLSETVYYWRQRAGGDLSITQRRTEIGAVTDRFAAVETVSRFLGARTEPEVRACKREYDEVALRSDLRIFLNVLAEADEEFRARFVELAHGFLEQADRTALNDLPAMMRLKWHLVGRGLVPELLQVLEYERRKLRIPVTRRLWRHYARYPYWGDRRLKIPRRVFRLGEELAARTRLHEVTWRDGKLHITGHAFIANVGTRFPWSSLKVIGLREPESGTTRVVPAWTRRCRDADESARDPERSHAWSGFSATIDPKRLRRDGRYVDGTWLIAAGVYDRGVLRRGALAAASSGSAAHPDWHYVAPDVRVVPVFTRGGTLRLRVETVRARLTGHRVSGDALEVTGTVLGGVPDGAALAVQRNAGTLLDRYPVEPDADGAGGFRARIPLSALIDDMPAQDEGPDVPGTPPGTAADTGVQWRLELSLPNDTAANPSDGPDAAAPTPEDETAAGAATVASDPALPADRPAAGAPETSDTPGAPDDFASDDDAAGDDDAAPEDVPASASDDASAAPDEMIRIVLDTDIDEGLYTYADTEFAVLRSRHGYAGLEARIPRPVLTGASWEQDGTLVLTGDCPPATPDPAELVLRSRDRNEERAFPLTRADGRFRAELPVSRLVSLGGVLPLASGRWDLRVRRPATASSPAGRNLAVPLAHAALDRMPVERTIDGRRYVLREQGYDVPVLEVHSDLRPGERGAYRQARTRARHYRAPRRLRPLRPAVLYDSYSGKQYSDSPRAIHEELVRRGADVEHLWVVRDAQVELPETARPVRLWGAEWYEAMARSRYVISNAHLPEWFVRRPGQVVVQTWHGTPLKRIGFDIEDVHFANARYLEKVAKEAPNWSYLVSPNAFSTPILRRAFRYEGELIETGYPRNDILASPDRSLLAERVRERLGLPADKRAVLYAPTWRDDSYYGPGKYRLDMRLDLERAAAELGDDHVLLVRRHPNVVDTVPEVGDGFVRDVSAYPDIAELFLAADVLMTDYSSLMFDYANTGRPILFFTYDLEHYRDELRGFYFDFEDEAPGPLLGSSDEVIEALRSLDQVERDYAEPYDRFVRRFCELDDGKAASRVADRILETG; encoded by the coding sequence ATGCCTGAGCCACGCGTCGGTGTGGTAGTGCCCATATACAACGTGGAGCCGTATCTGGAGGAATGCCTGACCTCCATCGCACGGCAGTCGCTCCGCGAATTGGACGTCGTCCTGGTCGATGACGGATCGACCGACACCAGCGCGAAGATCGCCCAGAACTTCGTGAACGACGACCCGCGTTTCCGCCTGATCCGGCAGGCCAACGGCGGGCTCGGCAATGCGCGCAATGTCGGGGCGGCGAACGTGCGCGGCCGTTTCCTGGCGTTCGTCGACAGCGACGACGTCCTGCCCGGCTACGCGCTCGAACTGCTGGTGGGCACCCTGGAGCGCACCGGGTCGGACATCGCCTCGGGCAACGTCCAACTCCTGACGGAGGAGGGGCTGCGGCAGTCGCCGATGCACCGCCGCCCGATGGCGTCGACGCGGCTGCGCACCCACGTCACCCGCGACCACCTGCTGATGTACGACCGGCTGGTGCCCAACAAGGTCTTCCGCCGCGCGTTCTGGGACGAGCACGACCTGCGCTTTCCCGAGGGCGTCCTGTACGAGGACATCCCGGTGACGCTGCCGGCGCACTTCCTCGCCTCGTCCGTGGACGTGCTCAGCGAGACCGTCTACTACTGGCGGCAGCGCGCGGGCGGCGACCTGTCGATCACCCAGCGGCGCACGGAGATCGGCGCGGTCACCGACCGGTTCGCGGCGGTGGAGACCGTCAGCCGGTTCCTCGGCGCCCGGACGGAGCCGGAGGTGCGCGCCTGCAAGCGCGAGTACGACGAGGTGGCGCTGCGCAGCGACCTGCGCATCTTCCTGAACGTGCTGGCCGAGGCGGACGAGGAGTTCCGCGCCCGGTTCGTGGAACTGGCCCACGGTTTCCTCGAACAGGCCGACCGCACCGCGCTGAACGACCTCCCCGCGATGATGCGGTTGAAGTGGCATCTCGTCGGCCGCGGATTAGTGCCGGAGCTGCTCCAGGTGCTGGAGTACGAGCGCCGGAAACTGCGGATTCCGGTGACGCGGAGGTTGTGGCGCCATTACGCGCGGTACCCGTACTGGGGCGACCGGCGGCTGAAAATCCCGCGCCGGGTGTTCCGGCTCGGCGAGGAACTCGCCGCCCGCACGCGATTGCACGAAGTGACCTGGCGGGACGGAAAGCTGCACATCACCGGGCACGCTTTCATCGCCAATGTCGGGACGCGTTTCCCCTGGTCGTCCCTCAAGGTCATCGGTCTCCGGGAGCCGGAGAGCGGCACCACCCGGGTGGTCCCGGCGTGGACGCGGCGCTGCCGCGACGCCGACGAGAGCGCGCGCGATCCGGAGCGCAGCCACGCCTGGTCCGGGTTCTCCGCCACCATCGACCCGAAGCGGCTGCGCCGGGACGGCCGGTACGTCGACGGGACCTGGCTGATCGCGGCCGGCGTCTACGACCGCGGGGTGCTGCGGCGCGGCGCGCTGGCGGCGGCGTCCTCGGGCAGCGCCGCGCACCCCGACTGGCACTACGTCGCGCCTGACGTGCGCGTCGTCCCCGTGTTCACGCGCGGCGGCACGCTGCGGCTCCGGGTGGAGACCGTGCGGGCGCGCCTCACCGGCCACCGGGTGAGCGGCGACGCCCTGGAGGTCACGGGAACGGTCCTCGGCGGCGTGCCCGACGGCGCCGCGCTCGCCGTGCAGCGCAACGCCGGGACGCTGCTGGACCGCTACCCGGTGGAACCGGACGCCGACGGCGCCGGCGGCTTCCGGGCACGGATCCCGCTCAGCGCACTCATCGACGACATGCCCGCCCAGGACGAGGGGCCGGACGTTCCGGGCACCCCGCCGGGCACCGCGGCCGACACCGGGGTCCAGTGGCGGCTCGAACTGAGCCTGCCGAACGACACCGCGGCCAACCCCTCAGACGGCCCGGACGCCGCCGCGCCGACCCCTGAGGACGAGACGGCGGCCGGAGCCGCCACCGTGGCCAGCGACCCCGCGCTGCCGGCCGACCGCCCGGCGGCGGGCGCCCCCGAGACGTCCGACACCCCCGGCGCGCCGGACGACTTCGCCTCCGATGACGACGCGGCGGGCGACGACGACGCCGCGCCCGAGGACGTCCCCGCGTCCGCCTCCGACGACGCCTCCGCGGCGCCGGACGAGATGATCCGGATCGTCCTCGACACCGACATCGACGAGGGCCTCTACACCTACGCCGACACGGAGTTCGCGGTCCTGCGCTCCCGGCACGGCTACGCCGGGCTGGAGGCCCGCATCCCCCGCCCGGTCCTCACCGGCGCGTCCTGGGAGCAGGACGGGACGCTGGTCCTCACCGGCGACTGCCCGCCCGCCACCCCCGACCCGGCGGAGCTGGTGCTGCGCAGCCGCGACCGCAACGAGGAGCGCGCGTTCCCGCTGACCCGGGCGGACGGCCGGTTCCGCGCCGAGCTGCCGGTGAGCCGGCTCGTCTCGCTCGGCGGCGTCCTGCCGCTCGCGTCGGGCCGGTGGGACCTGCGCGTCCGCCGCCCGGCGACCGCGTCGTCCCCGGCCGGGCGGAACCTCGCCGTGCCGCTGGCCCACGCGGCGCTGGACCGGATGCCGGTCGAGAGGACGATCGACGGCCGCCGCTACGTCCTGCGGGAGCAGGGCTACGACGTGCCCGTCCTGGAGGTCCACTCCGACCTGCGGCCCGGCGAGCGCGGCGCGTACCGGCAGGCCCGCACCCGCGCCCGGCACTACCGCGCGCCGCGCCGCCTGCGGCCGCTGCGCCCGGCGGTGCTGTACGACAGCTACTCCGGCAAGCAGTACTCCGACAGTCCCCGCGCGATCCACGAGGAGCTCGTGCGGCGCGGCGCCGACGTCGAGCACCTGTGGGTGGTGCGCGACGCGCAGGTGGAGCTGCCCGAGACGGCGCGGCCCGTGCGGCTGTGGGGCGCGGAGTGGTACGAGGCCATGGCCCGGAGCCGCTACGTCATCTCCAACGCGCACCTGCCCGAGTGGTTCGTCCGCCGGCCCGGCCAGGTCGTCGTCCAGACCTGGCACGGCACGCCGCTGAAGCGCATCGGGTTCGACATCGAGGACGTCCACTTCGCCAACGCCCGCTACCTGGAGAAGGTGGCCAAGGAGGCGCCGAACTGGAGCTACCTCGTCTCCCCCAACGCGTTCAGCACGCCGATCCTGCGCCGCGCGTTCCGCTACGAGGGCGAGCTCATCGAGACCGGGTACCCGCGCAACGACATCCTCGCCTCGCCCGACCGCAGCCTCCTCGCGGAGCGGGTGCGCGAGCGGCTCGGCCTGCCCGCGGACAAGCGCGCCGTCCTGTACGCGCCGACCTGGCGGGACGACAGCTACTACGGCCCCGGCAAGTACCGGCTCGACATGCGGCTCGACCTGGAGCGCGCGGCGGCCGAACTCGGCGACGACCACGTGCTGCTGGTCCGGCGGCACCCGAACGTGGTCGACACCGTCCCGGAGGTGGGGGACGGCTTCGTCCGCGACGTGTCCGCCTACCCCGACATCGCGGAGCTGTTCCTGGCCGCCGACGTCCTCATGACCGACTACTCGTCGCTGATGTTCGACTACGCGAACACGGGCAGGCCCATCCTGTTCTTCACCTACGACCTGGAGCACTACCGGGACGAGCTGCGCGGCTTCTACTTCGACTTCGAGGACGAGGCGCCCGGCCCGCTGCTCGGCTCGTCCGACGAGGTGATCGAGGCGCTGCGCTCGCTCGACCAGGTCGAACGCGACTACGCCGAACCCTACGACCGGTTCGTCCGGCGCTTCTGCGAGCTGGACGACGGCAAGGCCGCCAGCCGCGTCGCCGACCGCATCCTCGAGACCGGTTGA
- a CDS encoding arabinofuranosyltransferase, translating into MTDQQKPDEPTGERPTGEQATGEQATGERAPRARAAGAAAMRGATVPALLTWLVMTPVAMLLPSLVDQDPFTPRGAVLPVAAGGVLLAAALAVAAARPRRWRVPLRTEPLTGVAAGLLAAWVVLALRSTLHGTPFGFAGLLGDEGRMSAMVTRYSATAVPTDGIVAGVPSEYPPLFPWVVGRASALLDLHAWQVLGDAQTLTVSGAVLLAFLLWTRLVPAPAALAIAAASLVAFGDPRKAHEVVALAVFTPWVPATFGRPPRGRLHWLPAGILGGLVVATYLGFMLWGAAGILVLAWLAWRAADDRRRYLAYLAKVVVVAAVTASWYLVPYGWTLLSEGGQMVSDQFPAPAITSNPFPFLAATPLGLLQLTGLAGAIWYRRTTWWATPLLCLIGGAYLYRAVAAARYVFTDHTGLFYHTARMITVLLAIAGVLTIVHAGPGLVRRFATRDTVPHGITAAALAALVGWSAFSYWREWTPPPPGTDIAEVTDTHRYAVLAHAEPRPNGKRTRFAPAEPRIRWFPVNRVEDAVTDALGRDAAPRTLSYDERLFAYLPWPGYIAVDRTAAASTSHWDDRHDALAALAKIQDPDAFAKASANTRFGGIDVFVLHTNPPAWTWGDLRFSPSQFSPSHFTVRSLPKNTVVAIRNRP; encoded by the coding sequence GTGACCGACCAGCAGAAACCGGACGAGCCGACCGGCGAACGACCGACCGGCGAACAGGCGACCGGCGAACAGGCGACCGGCGAGCGTGCGCCCCGTGCGCGCGCCGCCGGGGCGGCGGCGATGCGGGGGGCCACCGTCCCGGCGCTGCTGACCTGGCTGGTGATGACGCCGGTGGCGATGCTGCTGCCGAGCCTCGTCGACCAGGACCCCTTCACCCCGCGCGGCGCGGTGCTGCCCGTCGCCGCCGGCGGCGTGCTGCTGGCCGCCGCGCTGGCGGTCGCGGCGGCGCGGCCCCGCCGGTGGCGCGTCCCGCTCCGCACCGAACCGCTGACCGGGGTGGCGGCGGGGCTGCTGGCCGCGTGGGTGGTGCTCGCGCTGCGCAGCACACTGCACGGCACCCCGTTCGGGTTCGCCGGGCTCCTCGGGGACGAGGGCCGGATGAGCGCGATGGTCACCCGCTACAGCGCCACCGCCGTCCCCACGGACGGCATCGTCGCCGGGGTGCCGTCCGAGTACCCGCCGCTGTTCCCGTGGGTGGTCGGCAGGGCGTCCGCGCTGCTGGACCTGCACGCCTGGCAGGTGCTCGGCGACGCGCAGACCCTCACGGTCTCCGGCGCGGTGCTGCTGGCGTTCCTGCTGTGGACGCGGCTGGTGCCCGCGCCCGCCGCGCTCGCCATCGCGGCCGCCTCGCTGGTCGCGTTCGGCGATCCGCGCAAGGCGCACGAGGTCGTCGCGCTGGCCGTGTTCACCCCGTGGGTGCCGGCGACGTTCGGCCGCCCGCCGCGCGGCCGGCTGCACTGGCTGCCCGCCGGGATCCTCGGCGGCCTGGTCGTGGCCACCTACCTGGGGTTCATGCTGTGGGGCGCGGCGGGCATCCTCGTCCTGGCGTGGCTGGCCTGGCGGGCGGCCGACGACCGCCGCCGGTACCTGGCGTACCTGGCGAAGGTGGTCGTGGTGGCCGCCGTGACGGCGAGCTGGTACCTGGTGCCCTACGGCTGGACGCTGCTGAGCGAGGGCGGGCAGATGGTCTCCGACCAGTTCCCCGCGCCCGCCATCACGAGCAACCCGTTCCCGTTCCTGGCCGCGACGCCGCTGGGGCTCCTGCAGCTGACCGGCCTGGCCGGCGCCATCTGGTACCGCCGCACGACCTGGTGGGCCACTCCGCTGCTGTGCCTGATCGGCGGCGCCTACCTGTACCGCGCGGTCGCCGCCGCCCGCTACGTCTTCACCGACCACACCGGGCTCTTCTACCACACCGCGCGGATGATCACGGTGCTGCTCGCCATCGCCGGGGTGCTCACGATCGTGCACGCGGGGCCCGGCCTGGTCCGGCGGTTCGCCACCCGGGACACCGTCCCGCACGGCATCACCGCCGCCGCCCTGGCCGCGCTGGTGGGCTGGTCGGCGTTCAGCTACTGGCGCGAGTGGACGCCACCGCCGCCCGGTACCGACATAGCGGAGGTCACCGACACCCACCGGTACGCCGTGCTGGCCCACGCCGAGCCGCGTCCCAACGGGAAGCGCACCCGGTTCGCGCCCGCCGAGCCCAGGATCCGGTGGTTCCCGGTGAACCGCGTCGAGGACGCGGTCACGGACGCCCTCGGCCGCGACGCCGCGCCGCGCACCCTCTCCTACGACGAACGCCTGTTCGCGTACCTGCCGTGGCCCGGCTACATCGCCGTCGACCGCACTGCGGCGGCCAGCACCAGCCATTGGGACGACCGGCACGACGCCTTGGCGGCACTGGCCAAGATCCAGGACCCGGACGCGTTCGCCAAGGCGTCCGCCAACACGCGCTTCGGCGGCATCGACGTGTTCGTCCTGCACACGAACCCGCCCGCGTGGACGTGGGGCGATCTGCGCTTCAGCCCGTCCCAGTTCAGCCCGAGCCACTTCACAGTGCGCTCACTGCCCAAGAACACGGTGGTCGCCATACGCAATCGACCGTGA
- a CDS encoding sugar ABC transporter ATP-binding protein, which yields MTVPVLEMDGISKGFPGVQALDDVAFRLFPGEVHALMGENGAGKSTLIKVLTGVYGADAGTVAIDGRGTLVQGPLHAQRLGISTVYQEVNLCPNLSVAENVFIGRQPRRRSGRIDWGAINRRAAELLARLDLDLDVTAQLGSYSLAVQQLVAIVRAVDLQAKVLVLDEPTSSLDRGEVGRLFDVMRRLKDDGVAILFVSHFLEQIYEVCDRVTVLRNGRLVGEYPIGELSRFDLVAKMTGQELASLEELDETSLDAPEGERLLALEGVGRSGAIAPADLDLRAGEVVGFAGLLGSGRSELARLIFGADHADSGRIRTADGPVSIRTPRAAIDRGVAYCPEDRKGDGLVMDLTVAENIVLALQAARGWLRPLGRRRRDELVEEYVKALRIHPPDPDVPVRNLSGGNQQKVLLARWLITRPKLLILDEPTRGIDIGAKIEIQRLVVSLARDGMGVVFISAELEEVLRISHKVEVLRDRRLVAELRNDGSLTPERILQTIANGDAEE from the coding sequence ATGACCGTTCCCGTCCTGGAGATGGACGGCATCTCCAAGGGGTTCCCCGGCGTCCAGGCCCTCGACGACGTGGCGTTCCGGCTGTTCCCCGGCGAGGTGCACGCGCTGATGGGGGAGAACGGCGCCGGCAAGTCCACCCTCATCAAGGTGCTGACCGGCGTCTACGGGGCCGATGCCGGGACCGTCGCGATCGACGGGCGCGGCACCCTCGTCCAGGGGCCGCTGCACGCCCAGCGGCTCGGCATCAGCACCGTCTACCAGGAGGTCAACCTCTGCCCGAACCTGTCGGTCGCGGAGAACGTCTTCATCGGCCGCCAGCCGCGCCGCCGGTCCGGCCGCATCGACTGGGGCGCGATCAACCGCCGCGCCGCCGAACTGCTGGCCAGGCTCGACCTCGACCTGGACGTCACCGCGCAGCTCGGCTCGTACTCGCTCGCGGTGCAGCAGCTCGTCGCGATCGTCCGGGCGGTGGACCTCCAGGCGAAGGTGCTGGTCCTGGACGAGCCGACGTCCAGCCTCGACCGCGGCGAGGTCGGGCGGCTGTTCGACGTCATGCGCCGGCTGAAGGACGACGGCGTCGCGATCCTGTTCGTCTCGCACTTCCTGGAGCAGATCTACGAGGTCTGCGACCGGGTGACGGTGCTGCGCAACGGCCGCCTCGTCGGCGAGTACCCGATCGGTGAGCTGAGCCGGTTCGACCTCGTCGCGAAGATGACCGGGCAGGAGCTGGCGTCCCTGGAGGAACTCGACGAGACCTCGCTCGACGCCCCCGAGGGGGAGCGGCTGCTCGCGCTCGAAGGGGTCGGCCGGAGCGGCGCGATCGCCCCGGCCGACCTCGACCTGCGCGCGGGCGAGGTCGTCGGGTTCGCGGGCCTGCTCGGCTCCGGCCGCTCCGAGCTGGCCCGGCTGATCTTCGGCGCGGACCACGCCGACAGCGGCCGGATCCGGACGGCCGACGGCCCCGTCTCGATCCGGACGCCGCGCGCCGCGATCGACCGGGGCGTCGCCTACTGCCCCGAGGACCGCAAGGGCGACGGCCTGGTCATGGACCTGACCGTCGCGGAGAACATCGTCCTCGCGCTGCAGGCCGCGCGCGGCTGGCTCCGCCCGCTGGGCCGGCGCCGCCGCGACGAGCTGGTGGAGGAGTACGTCAAGGCGCTGCGCATCCACCCGCCCGACCCGGACGTCCCGGTGCGGAACCTGTCCGGCGGCAACCAGCAGAAGGTGCTGCTCGCCCGCTGGCTCATCACCCGGCCGAAGCTGCTCATCCTGGACGAGCCGACGCGCGGCATCGACATCGGCGCCAAGATCGAGATCCAGCGGCTCGTGGTGTCGCTGGCCCGCGACGGCATGGGCGTCGTGTTCATCTCCGCCGAGCTGGAGGAGGTGCTGCGCATCTCGCACAAGGTCGAGGTGCTGCGCGACCGCAGGCTCGTCGCCGAACTCCGCAACGACGGGTCGCTGACCCCCGAACGCATCCTGCAGACCATCGCGAACGGAGACGCGGAGGAATGA